Proteins encoded together in one Quercus lobata isolate SW786 chromosome 3, ValleyOak3.0 Primary Assembly, whole genome shotgun sequence window:
- the LOC115980710 gene encoding uncharacterized protein LOC115980710 codes for MADGEQNSQPRTLKDYVQPIVNDNYSGVRRQTINANNFELKPALISMVQQAQFSRSPLDDPNIHLAIFLEICDTVKMNGVTEDTIRLRLFPFSLRTRLEVGYNLYNWEASLVGRKWQKSFLLNSFHLQKQPNSGIFYNGLNGQTRTIVDSASGGTLMSKTAEGATSLLEKMASNNYQWLTKRTMAKKVAGIHELDLFAALSAQVVSLSHQVSTLTTQRIPQSAEYVATSSMTVPMNEVSQEQVQYINNRNYNYRGNPMPNYYHLGLRNHENFSYGNMKNVLQPPPEFNSQPSEKKMPLEDAMISFVEETKARFKKFDSRLDNIETHCSNMGATMKNLEVQIGQLATTINAQQRETFPSNTEVNPKEQCKAITLRSRREIERSPSKETESTPTTPNNGQSKNKVEEEEIVNDTLRETDMPPSISFPDNPPILSTPFPYPQHALEQMPNYAKFLKDIISKKRRLEEFETVKLSEECSVILQKKLPQKLKDPGSFTLSCTIGDSFFDKVLCDLGASINLMPLSVYRKLGL; via the exons ATGGCTGACGGAGAACAGAATTCACAGCCACGCACCTTGAAGGATTATGTACAGCCAATTGTGAATGACAACTACTCAGGTGTAAGACGCCAGACCATTAATGCCAACAATTTTGAGCTCAAACCGGCGTTGATCAGCATGGTACAACAAGCCCAATTTAGCAGATCGCCACTTGATGATCCCAATATTCATTTGGCGATATTTTTGGAGATTTGTGATACTGTAAAGATGAATGGTGTTACTGAAGACACCATTAGACTGAgattgtttcctttttctttaaggACAAGGCTGGAGGTTGGCTACAATCTCTACAACTGGGAAGCATCACTAGTTGGCAGGAAATGGCAGAAAAGTTTCTTGCTAAATTCTTTCCACCTGCAAAAACAGCCCAACTCAGGA ATTTTCTATAATGGGTTAAATGGGCAAACTCGAACCATAGTTGATTCTGCTTCTGGTGGAACTTTGATGTCAAAGACAGCTGAGGGTGCTACTTCTCTTTTGGAAAAAATGGCCTCAAACAACTATCAATGGCTAACTAAAAGAACTATGGCTAAGAAAGTTGCTGGGATTCATGAATTGGATCTGTTTGCTGCCCTCTCAGCTCAAGTTGTTTCTCTATCTCATCAGGTTTCAACCTTGACAACCCAAAGAATACCACAAAGTGCAGAATATGTTGCAACCTCAAGTATGACAGTTCCGATGAATGAAGTAAGTCAAGAACAGGTTCAATACATCAACAATCGGAACTACAACTATCGTGGAAATCCTATGCCAAATTACTACCATCTAGGACTTCGAAATCATGAGAATTTTTCTTATGGAAACATGAAGAATGTGCTGCAACCTCCTCCAGAGTTTAATAGTCAACCAAGCGAGAAGAAGATGCCACTTGAGGATGCCATGATCTCCTTTGTTGAGGAGACCAAAGCaagatttaaaaagtttgattcaCGGTTGGATAACATTGAGACTCATTGTAGCAATATGGGAGCCACTATGAAAAATCTTGAAGTGCAAATTGGGCAACTAGCCACAACCATCAATGCCCAACAAAGAGAAACTTTTCCAAGCAATACAGAAGTGAATCCAAAGGAACAATGCAAGGCCATTACACTTAGGAGTAGAAGAGAAATTGAGAGGTCACCATCAAAGGAAACCGAGTCCACCCCTACAACTCCAAACAATGGCCAAAGCAAGAACAAAGTAGAAGAAGAGGAGATTGTTAATGATACACTAAGAGAGACTGACATGCCTCCATCAATTTCATTTCCTGACAATCCTCCTATTCTCTCTACTCCATTTCCTTATCCTCaac ATGCCTTGGAACAAATGCCAAATTATGCCAAATTCTTGAAGGACATCATTTCCAAGAAGAGAAGGTTGGAGGAGTTCGAAACAGTGAAACTTTCTGAAGAATGTAGTGTCATTCTTCAAAAGAAATtacctcaaaaattaaaagatccGGGAAGCTTCACTTTGTCTTGCACTATTGGAGATTcattttttgataaagttttatGTGATCTTGGTGCTAGCATTAATCTTATGCCACTTTCTGTTTACAGGAAATTGGGACTTTGA